The proteins below come from a single Procambarus clarkii isolate CNS0578487 chromosome 26, FALCON_Pclarkii_2.0, whole genome shotgun sequence genomic window:
- the LOC138368689 gene encoding zinc finger protein 853-like: MNFAIRRTICGFKSIRKFSNNSINIQLVQQQLVRQQLAQQQLVQQQLVRQQLARQLVQQLVQQLVQQLVQQLVQQLQLVQQQLVRQQLAQQQLVQQQLVRQQLARQLVQQLVRQQLVQQLVQQLVQQLQLVQQLVQQLAAVGIAVGTAVDTAVGISWQQLVQQLVQQLVQQLQLVQQLVQQLAAVGIAVGTAVDTAVGISWQQLVQQLVQQLVQQLVQQLQLVQQQLVRQQLAQQQLVQQQLVRQQLARQLVQQLVRQQLVQQLVQQLVQQLQLVQQLVQQLAAVGIAVGTAVDTAVGISWQQLVQQLVQQLVQQLQLVQQLVQQLAAVGIAVGTAVDTAVGISWQQLVQQLVQQLVQQLVQQLLAAVGTAVGTAVSSQREEL; the protein is encoded by the exons ATGAACTTTGCTATCCGTAGAACAATCTGTGGGttcaaatcgatcagaaaattcagcaataatagcatcaacatt cagttggtacagcagcagttggtacggcagcagttggcacagcagcagttggtacagcagcagttggtacggcAGCAGTTGGCacggcagttggtacagcagttggtacagcagttggtacagcagttggtacagcagttggtacagcagttg cagttggtacagcagcagttggtacggcagcagttggcacagcagcagttggtacagcagcagttggtacggcAGCAGTTGGCacggcagttggtacagcagttggtacggcagcagttggtacagcagttggtacagcagttggtacagcagttg cagttggtacagcagttggtacagcagttggcagcagttggcatagcagttggtacagcagttgataCAGCAGTTGGcatcagttggcagcagttggtacagcagttggtacagcagttggtacagcagttg cagttggtacagcagttggtacagcagttggcagcagttggcatagcagttggtacagcagttgataCAGCAGTTGGcatcagttggcagcagttggtacagcagttggtacagcagttggtacagcagttggtacagcagttg cagttggtacagcagcagttggtacggcagcagttggcacagcagcagttggtacagcagcagttggtacggcAGCAGTTGGCacggcagttggtacagcagttggtacggcagcagttggtacagcagttggtacagcagttggtacagcagttg cagttggtacagcagttggtacagcagttggcagcagttggcatagcagttggtacagcagttgataCAGCAGTTGGcatcagttggcagcagttggtacagcagttggtacagcagttggtacagcagttg cagttggtacagcagttggtacagcagttggcagcagttggcatagcagttggtacagcagttgataCAGCAGTTGGcatcagttggcagcagttggtacagcagttggtacagcagttggtacagcagttggtacagcagttg